Proteins encoded within one genomic window of Geotalea daltonii FRC-32:
- a CDS encoding GltB/FmdC/FwdC-like GXGXG domain-containing protein → MKIDANGVYYRDLNIKIREAVAAGADKLQLDNVNGQYFIGDGINKPVTITINGVPGNDLGAFMNGATIVVKDNAQDNIGNTMNAGRVIVHGHAGDVLGYGMRGGRIHILKDVGYRVGIHMKSYHENKPVLIAGGKAGDFFGEYMAGGVLILLGMFTDSPDKAKHGFRFGTGMHGGVIFVRGGVDESKLSPEVGVCDLTAEDKKELEGYLKEYSADFKLDLKELLKEKFVKVLPKSKRPYGNMYCPMPR, encoded by the coding sequence ATGAAGATCGACGCTAACGGCGTATATTATCGAGATCTGAACATCAAGATCCGCGAAGCGGTTGCTGCAGGGGCCGACAAGCTGCAGTTGGACAACGTCAACGGCCAGTATTTTATCGGCGACGGCATCAACAAACCAGTGACCATCACCATCAACGGCGTTCCCGGCAACGACCTGGGGGCTTTCATGAATGGGGCGACCATCGTCGTCAAGGACAATGCCCAGGATAACATCGGCAACACCATGAATGCCGGCCGGGTAATTGTCCATGGTCATGCCGGCGACGTTCTCGGCTACGGCATGCGTGGCGGTCGCATTCATATTTTGAAGGATGTAGGTTACCGAGTCGGCATCCACATGAAATCCTACCATGAGAATAAGCCGGTTCTCATCGCCGGCGGCAAGGCAGGAGACTTCTTCGGAGAGTACATGGCCGGCGGCGTGCTGATTCTGCTCGGCATGTTCACCGACAGTCCCGACAAGGCCAAGCACGGTTTTCGTTTCGGCACCGGTATGCATGGTGGCGTTATTTTCGTCAGGGGTGGCGTGGACGAAAGCAAACTCTCACCGGAGGTGGGCGTTTGCGACCTGACCGCCGAGGACAAGAAGGAGCTGGAAGGGTATCTCAAGGAATACAGCGCCGATTTCAAGCTGGACCTAAAGGAGCTCCTGAAGGAGAAGTTCGTCAAGGTATTGCCGAAGAGCAAGCGCCCATACGGCAACATGTACTGTCCGATGCCCAGATAA
- a CDS encoding class II glutamine amidotransferase: MKMKPTHIFQKDISNCGLTGFISKSGQLVEGDVIIKSISLMHDRGNGLGGGFAAYGIYPDFKDFYAFHLMYESGLALELTEEYLEQHFFVEHQEEIPTRRVAAIANPPAFKRYFVKPLETADYKEAIEFQNMTVEDVIVGHVMRINNEIEGAFVVSSGKNMGAFKGVGYPEEIADFFRLEEYKGYIWTAHNRFPTNTPGWWGGAHPFTLLDWSIVHNGEISSYGINKRYLEMYGYLCTMLTDTEVVAYMLDLLIRKHGLTPELASMALAAPFWDMIDRLPEDDRQLLTAIRQVYGSGLLNGPFAILFASNEGLIGLNDRVKLRPLVCATKDDFVYMASEEAAIREICPAPDYVWSPRGGEPVVAKLNI, translated from the coding sequence ATGAAAATGAAACCTACCCATATATTTCAGAAAGATATCTCCAACTGCGGCCTGACCGGCTTCATCTCCAAATCGGGGCAATTGGTGGAAGGGGATGTGATCATCAAGTCCATCTCCCTCATGCATGACCGGGGCAACGGCCTTGGGGGCGGCTTTGCCGCTTACGGCATCTATCCCGACTTCAAGGACTTCTATGCCTTTCACCTCATGTACGAAAGCGGTCTTGCCCTGGAGTTGACCGAGGAGTACCTGGAGCAGCACTTTTTCGTCGAGCACCAGGAAGAAATCCCTACCAGGCGTGTTGCCGCCATTGCCAATCCGCCGGCGTTCAAGCGCTATTTCGTCAAACCGCTGGAGACCGCCGATTACAAAGAGGCCATCGAGTTCCAGAACATGACCGTTGAAGATGTCATCGTCGGCCATGTGATGCGCATCAATAACGAGATCGAAGGGGCCTTCGTCGTTTCCTCCGGCAAGAACATGGGGGCATTCAAAGGGGTAGGCTATCCGGAAGAAATTGCCGATTTCTTCCGCCTGGAGGAGTACAAGGGCTACATCTGGACCGCCCACAATCGTTTTCCCACCAACACTCCGGGCTGGTGGGGCGGTGCTCATCCCTTTACGCTTTTGGACTGGTCCATCGTCCACAACGGCGAGATTTCCTCCTATGGCATCAACAAGCGTTACCTGGAGATGTACGGCTATCTCTGCACCATGCTCACCGATACCGAGGTTGTCGCCTACATGCTCGACCTGCTCATCCGCAAGCACGGTCTGACTCCGGAACTTGCCAGCATGGCCCTGGCCGCCCCTTTCTGGGACATGATCGACCGATTGCCAGAAGATGACCGCCAGCTGCTTACCGCCATTCGCCAGGTATACGGCAGTGGCCTCCTCAATGGTCCCTTTGCCATCCTCTTTGCCAGCAACGAAGGTCTGATCGGCCTTAACGACCGGGTAAAGCTGCGGCCGCTGGTCTGTGCCACCAAGGATGATTTCGTCTACATGGCTTCGGAAGAGGCGGCTATTCGTGAGATCTGCCCTGCACCCGATTATGTCTGGTCTCCCCGCGGCGGCGAACCGGTGGTGGCAAAGCTGAATATTTAA
- a CDS encoding NAD(P)/FAD-dependent oxidoreductase — protein MNYVIIGNSVAAVGAIRGIRNHDANGTITVLSRENRIAYGRPLISYLLGGTITDKKMAYLPEDFYEKNQANIRLGAEVVAVDSGKKQVKLAGGETIPFDKLLIATGGDPFVPPIDGLQGKEKIFTFTTWDDAAKLKALSYDIRRVVVIGGGLIGLKAAEGLYQLDKKVTIVELADRILSAAFDRTAGRIVAKKMKANGIDVITEDTVVKIEGEGRDITGVTLKSGDFIPCDTVIVAIGVRPAASFLKGSGIEVNRGVIVDDRMETSVKGIFAAGDVAEASDFFSKSKNPMPIWPDAYIQGDVAGAAMTGSEKGYVGGLAMNSIELFKVPTISMGITNPQDEKEFEILTYLDQENYQYRKIVLKDNILVGAVLVGAVDRAGIFAGLVREKIDVAPFKDKLLAVDFGFAHLTREIRSTLFAPQGKVA, from the coding sequence ATGAACTATGTCATCATCGGCAATTCGGTTGCCGCAGTCGGCGCCATCAGAGGCATCCGCAACCATGACGCCAATGGAACAATAACGGTGCTCTCCAGGGAAAATCGCATTGCTTACGGCCGCCCTCTGATTTCTTACCTCCTTGGCGGCACCATAACCGACAAAAAAATGGCCTACCTGCCGGAAGACTTCTATGAAAAGAACCAGGCAAACATCCGGTTAGGCGCTGAAGTCGTTGCCGTCGACAGTGGCAAAAAACAGGTGAAGCTTGCTGGCGGTGAGACCATTCCCTTCGACAAACTCCTCATTGCCACCGGCGGTGATCCCTTCGTCCCTCCCATTGACGGGCTGCAGGGCAAAGAAAAGATTTTTACCTTCACCACCTGGGATGATGCGGCTAAGCTCAAGGCTCTTTCCTATGATATCCGGCGTGTCGTTGTCATCGGTGGCGGGCTTATCGGCCTCAAGGCCGCCGAAGGGCTTTACCAGCTGGATAAGAAGGTAACCATAGTCGAACTGGCCGATCGCATCCTCTCAGCAGCCTTTGACCGTACCGCCGGCCGCATTGTAGCGAAGAAGATGAAGGCCAACGGCATCGACGTCATCACCGAGGATACGGTGGTGAAGATCGAGGGGGAGGGAAGGGATATCACCGGCGTTACCCTCAAATCCGGCGATTTCATTCCCTGCGATACGGTTATCGTTGCCATCGGCGTTCGTCCAGCCGCCTCATTCCTCAAGGGGAGCGGCATCGAAGTAAATCGGGGAGTAATTGTCGACGACCGCATGGAAACTTCGGTAAAGGGCATTTTTGCCGCGGGTGACGTTGCTGAAGCTAGTGATTTCTTTTCAAAAAGCAAGAACCCCATGCCCATCTGGCCCGATGCATACATTCAGGGAGACGTGGCCGGCGCTGCCATGACCGGCAGTGAAAAGGGGTATGTGGGCGGACTGGCCATGAACTCCATCGAGCTGTTCAAGGTGCCGACCATTTCCATGGGTATCACCAATCCCCAGGATGAGAAGGAATTCGAGATTCTGACTTATCTTGACCAGGAGAACTACCAGTACCGCAAGATCGTCCTCAAGGACAATATTCTTGTCGGCGCCGTTCTGGTGGGCGCCGTTGATCGGGCCGGCATCTTTGCCGGACTTGTGCGGGAGAAGATCGACGTTGCGCCATTCAAGGACAAGCTTCTGGCGGTGGATTTCGGTTTTGCCCACCTGACCAGAGAGATTCGCAGCACCCTGTTTGCGCCGCAAGGGAAAGTAGCCTAA
- a CDS encoding 4Fe-4S dicluster domain-containing protein — protein MKRIYSIEDACIGCHLCEVACITEHSKSKDPIKAFLHEPERPIARCTVEEIDSGVVSFSTNCRHCDEPDCLRACISGAIQKLDDGRVLMDTDKCVGCWSCVMACPYGAVQRNLNKKKGNKCDLCPDRQSPACVDACPNRALVYKEGSQK, from the coding sequence ATGAAACGAATCTATAGCATCGAAGACGCCTGTATCGGTTGCCATCTCTGCGAGGTGGCCTGCATTACCGAGCACTCAAAATCGAAAGATCCCATCAAGGCTTTTCTCCATGAGCCTGAGCGTCCCATCGCGCGCTGTACGGTGGAGGAGATTGACAGCGGAGTGGTGTCGTTTTCCACAAACTGCCGCCACTGTGACGAGCCCGATTGCCTCAGGGCCTGCATCTCCGGCGCCATTCAGAAACTGGATGACGGCAGGGTGTTAATGGACACGGATAAATGTGTCGGTTGCTGGTCCTGTGTCATGGCTTGTCCCTATGGAGCGGTTCAGCGTAACCTGAACAAAAAGAAGGGCAATAAATGTGATCTTTGCCCCGATCGGCAGAGCCCGGCCTGTGTTGACGCATGCCCCAACCGGGCCCTCGTTTACAAGGAGGGGAGCCAGAAATGA
- a CDS encoding glutamate synthase-related protein — protein sequence MLYKTVNESFNEFVIDRSDAKCIRCKVCVRQCSYGVHSYVEQDNVLIEDNTSCIGCRRCSALCPTGAITIRSNEEVFKKNESWSTAHIRNLYAQADTGGILLAAMGNPAKYPIYWDHMLLDASQVTNPSIDPLREPMELRTYLGKKPHSIEVVQDKKTGKPTLKTKLSPQLKLEYPFIFSAMSYGALNLNAHRAMAAAAQELGTIYNTGEGGLHKDLYKYGKNVIVQVASGRFGVSEQYLNAGVGIEIKVGQGAKPGIGGHLPGEKVNDQISETRMIPMGSDAISPAPHHDIYSIEDLRQLIFALKEATNYEKPVSVKIAAVHHVAAIASGIARAGADIITIDGFRGGTGAAPQVIRDNVGIPMELALAAVDSRLRDEGIRNQVSIVVGGGVRNSGDAIKAIALGADAINLGTSTLLAMGCTLCQRCYTGKCPWGITTNDPYLAKRLNPEVGAEKLVNLVHAWGHEMKEILGGMGLNALESLRGNRYKLRAVGLSEKDMNLLGVMPAGE from the coding sequence GTGCTTTACAAAACTGTCAACGAGTCATTCAACGAATTTGTTATCGACAGGAGCGATGCCAAGTGCATTCGCTGCAAGGTCTGTGTCCGTCAGTGTTCTTATGGGGTCCATTCGTATGTGGAACAAGATAATGTCCTGATTGAGGATAATACCAGCTGTATCGGCTGTCGCCGCTGCTCGGCCCTCTGCCCGACCGGCGCCATCACCATCCGGTCCAACGAGGAAGTTTTCAAGAAAAACGAGTCCTGGTCCACTGCCCATATCCGCAATCTCTATGCCCAGGCCGATACCGGCGGTATTCTCCTTGCCGCCATGGGCAATCCGGCCAAATATCCCATTTATTGGGATCATATGCTGCTGGATGCATCGCAGGTTACCAATCCCTCTATCGACCCATTGCGGGAGCCCATGGAGCTGCGCACCTACCTGGGGAAAAAGCCCCATTCCATAGAAGTTGTCCAGGACAAGAAGACGGGCAAGCCGACGCTGAAGACCAAGCTTTCACCCCAGCTCAAGCTTGAATATCCTTTTATCTTCTCTGCCATGAGCTATGGCGCCTTGAATCTCAACGCGCACCGGGCCATGGCTGCCGCCGCCCAGGAACTGGGAACCATCTATAACACCGGCGAAGGCGGTTTGCACAAGGATCTGTATAAATACGGCAAGAATGTCATCGTCCAGGTTGCTTCCGGGCGTTTCGGTGTCAGCGAGCAGTACCTGAATGCCGGTGTCGGCATCGAGATCAAGGTGGGGCAGGGCGCCAAACCTGGTATCGGCGGTCATCTGCCCGGAGAAAAGGTCAATGACCAGATCTCCGAAACCCGCATGATACCCATGGGCTCAGACGCCATCTCTCCAGCGCCGCACCATGATATATATTCAATAGAAGACCTGCGCCAGCTGATCTTCGCCCTGAAAGAGGCAACCAATTACGAGAAGCCTGTCTCGGTCAAGATTGCTGCAGTTCATCACGTGGCGGCCATTGCTTCCGGTATTGCCAGGGCCGGTGCAGACATCATTACCATCGACGGTTTCCGCGGGGGTACAGGTGCCGCACCCCAGGTTATACGTGACAACGTGGGTATTCCCATGGAATTGGCCCTGGCTGCAGTCGATTCCCGGTTGCGCGACGAGGGGATCAGGAACCAGGTTTCCATCGTCGTCGGCGGCGGGGTGAGGAACTCGGGCGACGCCATCAAGGCCATCGCCCTTGGTGCCGATGCCATCAACCTGGGGACCTCGACACTGCTCGCCATGGGCTGTACCCTCTGCCAACGCTGCTACACCGGCAAGTGTCCCTGGGGGATCACCACCAACGACCCCTATTTGGCCAAGCGCCTCAATCCGGAAGTCGGTGCCGAAAAGCTCGTCAACCTGGTTCACGCCTGGGGTCACGAGATGAAGGAAATTCTCGGCGGCATGGGGCTGAATGCCCTGGAGTCCCTGCGTGGCAACCGCTACAAGCTGCGGGCGGTCGGACTTTCCGAAAAGGATATGAACCTTTTGGGTGTCATGCCGGCCGGTGAATAA
- the yhbY gene encoding ribosome assembly RNA-binding protein YhbY, giving the protein MLTGKQKRFLRGLGHPLKAVITIGKGEINESLIRETMEALAAHELIKVKILESCLLDRYEAAAELAGSCGAEVAQVLGRTFLLYKKADKPAIELPSEKAAKKPSRR; this is encoded by the coding sequence ATGCTGACAGGAAAACAGAAGAGATTTCTCAGGGGGTTGGGACACCCTCTGAAGGCGGTCATTACCATCGGCAAAGGCGAGATTAATGAGTCCCTGATCAGGGAAACAATGGAAGCCCTTGCCGCACACGAATTGATCAAGGTTAAAATACTGGAGAGTTGCCTTTTGGACAGATATGAAGCTGCTGCCGAACTTGCCGGATCATGCGGTGCCGAGGTTGCTCAAGTGTTGGGCAGAACCTTTCTGCTCTATAAGAAAGCCGACAAGCCAGCCATAGAGCTTCCCTCGGAAAAAGCCGCAAAAAAACCTTCCCGCAGATAA
- a CDS encoding YXWGXW repeat-containing protein codes for MKKLLLVPMMAAILSAQPVLANVGFDMNINIGNGGGRQPATVVVPSPAPVPIFVEEPPEFIIPSALGFYVAVGIPYDMFYISNTYYVYRDNTWYRSPRYNGPWVATSYRRLPQGLRRHKFERIRYVRDEEYRRYRGDGDHYRGRHFRPDKHEIKEHRKEERERMKEERKWEKEERKWEKHERKHGRHED; via the coding sequence ATGAAAAAACTGCTTTTAGTGCCGATGATGGCAGCAATTTTGTCTGCACAGCCTGTTTTGGCAAATGTCGGCTTCGACATGAACATCAACATCGGAAATGGCGGTGGCAGGCAGCCGGCAACAGTGGTCGTTCCTTCACCGGCACCCGTTCCCATTTTCGTAGAAGAACCACCCGAGTTCATCATTCCGTCAGCTCTAGGTTTTTATGTGGCAGTGGGTATCCCCTACGACATGTTCTATATCTCCAATACTTACTATGTATACCGCGACAACACCTGGTATCGTTCTCCCCGTTATAACGGACCGTGGGTAGCTACTTCGTATCGCAGGCTTCCTCAGGGACTCCGTCGCCACAAATTTGAAAGAATCCGCTATGTCAGGGATGAAGAGTACCGACGCTACCGTGGGGATGGCGATCATTATCGTGGAAGGCACTTCCGTCCCGACAAGCATGAAATAAAAGAGCATCGTAAGGAAGAGCGCGAGCGTATGAAGGAAGAGCGCAAGTGGGAAAAGGAAGAACGCAAGTGGGAAAAGCACGAGCGGAAGCATGGGCGGCATGAGGACTAA
- a CDS encoding deoxyguanosinetriphosphate triphosphohydrolase: MSEAASVMERPDLAGYAAKSALSRGRRYPEELRDDRPAFERDRDRIIHCAAFRRLEYKTQVFVNHEGDYYRTRLTHSLEVAQIAKGIARRLKLNEELTEALALAHDLGHTPFGHTGEEVLNRLMKGFGGFEHNLQSLRVVDELEERYPEFNGLNLSWEVREGIIKHSSPYDRPEGGIAEFLPGIVPTVEAQLMNFADEIAYNNHDIDDGLKSGYITLEQLESVDLWREVRQNISEQYPGIDPDRQKCQTISAIIGLLITDITETTMGNIRTNNIKDLDDLRRVNNQVVCFSPQVAEKNRQLKRFLMENLYHHYKVERMRVKAERYLSQLFDVYISHPTLLPRKYLEKMEREERERVVCDYIAGMTDRFALDEYKRLFEPYERV, translated from the coding sequence ATGTCAGAAGCTGCAAGTGTGATGGAAAGGCCAGACCTGGCCGGTTATGCGGCAAAAAGCGCCCTTTCGCGCGGACGCAGGTACCCGGAGGAATTGCGCGACGACCGCCCTGCATTCGAGCGTGACCGGGACAGAATCATCCATTGTGCTGCATTCAGGCGTCTGGAATACAAAACCCAGGTATTCGTCAATCACGAAGGGGACTACTATCGTACCAGGCTTACCCATTCCCTTGAAGTGGCACAAATAGCGAAAGGCATTGCCCGCAGGTTGAAGCTGAATGAGGAATTGACTGAGGCCCTGGCCTTGGCCCACGATCTGGGCCATACCCCCTTCGGCCATACCGGAGAAGAGGTCTTGAACCGGCTGATGAAGGGATTTGGCGGCTTTGAGCACAACCTCCAGTCACTCCGGGTGGTTGACGAACTTGAGGAAAGATACCCGGAATTCAACGGCCTGAACCTGTCCTGGGAAGTTCGGGAAGGGATTATCAAGCATTCTTCTCCCTATGACAGGCCTGAAGGTGGCATTGCCGAATTTCTGCCGGGGATCGTTCCGACTGTAGAAGCCCAGCTGATGAATTTTGCCGACGAGATCGCCTATAACAATCATGATATAGATGACGGACTCAAATCCGGATACATAACCCTGGAGCAACTGGAGAGTGTGGATCTGTGGCGTGAGGTCCGGCAGAATATTTCAGAGCAATATCCGGGCATTGATCCCGACAGGCAGAAGTGTCAGACCATAAGTGCCATCATCGGCCTTTTGATCACCGATATCACCGAAACCACCATGGGCAACATCAGGACCAATAACATCAAGGATCTCGACGACCTGCGCCGGGTCAACAACCAGGTGGTCTGTTTCAGCCCTCAGGTGGCAGAGAAAAACCGGCAGCTGAAGAGATTTTTGATGGAAAACCTCTACCATCATTACAAGGTGGAAAGGATGCGGGTAAAGGCAGAGCGATACCTTTCACAGCTGTTCGATGTCTACATTTCCCATCCGACCCTGCTGCCGCGCAAATATCTGGAGAAAATGGAGCGTGAAGAGCGGGAACGGGTGGTCTGCGATTACATTGCCGGCATGACCGACCGCTTTGCCCTGGACGAATACAAGCGGCTCTTCGAACCATATGAGAGGGTTTAG
- the rsmD gene encoding 16S rRNA (guanine(966)-N(2))-methyltransferase RsmD: MRIISGSAKGRKLASPKDMRVRPTADRVKESLFNILTNLMDDLSAVRTLDIFAGTGSLGIEMLSRGGAYAVFVDNHRQSAAMIAKNLQMLGFAEKSRLMVEEALVALRLLERQGDGFDLIFLDPPYSKGHTEKILEFLSHSLLATDDTIVVAEFSVQEDIPAGFGQLQQFDRRVYGDTVLAFLKKSS, encoded by the coding sequence TTGCGCATCATAAGCGGTTCGGCAAAAGGGCGTAAACTGGCTTCGCCCAAAGACATGCGGGTAAGGCCTACTGCCGACCGGGTAAAAGAATCCCTGTTCAACATTCTGACCAACCTTATGGACGACCTTTCAGCCGTCAGGACATTGGACATCTTTGCCGGAACCGGCAGCCTTGGCATTGAAATGCTCAGCCGGGGCGGCGCTTATGCCGTCTTCGTCGACAATCACCGCCAGTCTGCAGCCATGATTGCGAAAAACCTGCAGATGCTGGGTTTCGCGGAAAAATCCCGCCTCATGGTCGAAGAAGCGCTGGTAGCCCTGAGGCTCCTGGAAAGGCAGGGGGATGGATTTGATCTCATTTTTCTTGATCCACCATACAGCAAGGGACACACGGAGAAAATTCTTGAATTTTTATCCCACTCTTTGCTTGCTACCGATGATACTATAGTGGTTGCGGAGTTTTCGGTGCAGGAAGATATCCCTGCCGGTTTTGGCCAGTTGCAGCAGTTCGACAGAAGGGTCTACGGAGACACCGTCTTGGCTTTTCTTAAAAAATCAAGCTAG
- the coaD gene encoding pantetheine-phosphate adenylyltransferase, translating to MPLKIAVYPGSFDPITYGHLDIIERGLRIFDKIIVAVAKNSEKNSLFPTDERIALIKEVLGDSERAEVDTFTGLLVDYVRDQGATVIIRGLRAVSDFEYEFQLAQMNRSITQDIETLFMMTSVPYSYLSSSIVKEVSSLNGPIEGLVPPAVKKALDAKFNR from the coding sequence ATGCCCCTGAAAATAGCTGTCTATCCCGGTTCCTTCGATCCCATTACCTACGGCCATCTGGATATCATCGAACGTGGACTGAGGATCTTCGACAAAATTATCGTCGCTGTGGCTAAGAACTCGGAGAAAAACTCCCTGTTTCCCACAGATGAGCGCATTGCCTTGATCAAGGAGGTATTGGGCGACAGTGAACGGGCAGAAGTCGACACCTTTACCGGCCTTCTGGTGGACTACGTACGCGATCAGGGGGCAACGGTGATCATCAGGGGATTGCGGGCGGTATCGGATTTCGAATACGAATTCCAACTGGCCCAGATGAACAGAAGTATCACCCAGGATATCGAGACCCTGTTCATGATGACATCCGTACCCTATAGCTACCTCTCATCATCCATAGTCAAAGAGGTCAGCTCCCTCAACGGACCCATAGAAGGCCTTGTTCCCCCTGCGGTCAAGAAGGCTCTGGATGCGAAGTTCAATCGCTGA
- a CDS encoding DUF1858 domain-containing protein, whose protein sequence is MINKDMTIGDIIRRYPQTITIFERYGLDCHDCQIADFEAVEHGASVHKVDVDKLLHELNEKIAP, encoded by the coding sequence ATGATCAACAAGGACATGACCATTGGTGACATTATCCGGCGGTATCCCCAAACCATCACCATCTTCGAGCGGTACGGACTCGATTGCCATGACTGCCAGATAGCCGATTTTGAGGCAGTGGAGCATGGTGCCTCGGTACATAAGGTGGATGTAGATAAACTTCTTCATGAACTGAATGAAAAAATAGCTCCCTAA
- the lepA gene encoding translation elongation factor 4: MVLDNIRNFSIIAHIDHGKSTLADRLLEYTGALTEREMQNQVLDKMDLERERGITIKAQAVRLNYQANDGRQYILNLIDTPGHVDFTYEVSRSLSACEGALLVVDASQGVEAQTLANVYLALENDLDVFPVLNKIDLPAAEPERVKQEIEDIIGLDAHDAVLASAKEGIGTREILEEIVNKIPPPRGDAAKPLKALLFDSWYDQYQGVIVLVRILDGSVKKGDKIQLMSNRRNYEVLKVGVFSPAMCEVASLSAGEVGFIIGGIKDVQDAKVGDTITNLHNPCDAPLSGFKEVQPMVFSGLYPIDTSQYEQLRDALAKLKLNDSSFSYEPETSLALGFGFRCGFLGLLHMEIIQERLEREFNLDLITTAPTVVYKVHRLDGSIITIESANQLPPTQEIEFVEEPFILASIHVPNEFVGGILALCEEKRGVQREIKYLTPTRVMIVYELPLNEVVLDFYDRLKSITKGYASLDYEHLDYRRSNLERLNIMINGEVVDALSLIIHKEKAYYRGRDLVSKMKELIPRQMFEIAIQAAIGNKVIARETVKALRKDVLAKCYGGDITRKRKLLEKQKEGKKRMKNVGNVELPQEAFLAILKVEG, encoded by the coding sequence ATGGTACTGGATAACATACGCAACTTCTCCATCATTGCACACATAGATCACGGCAAATCGACCCTTGCCGACCGTCTTCTCGAATATACCGGAGCGCTGACCGAACGGGAAATGCAGAACCAGGTTCTGGACAAAATGGACCTGGAACGGGAACGGGGCATCACCATCAAGGCCCAGGCCGTCAGGTTGAACTATCAGGCTAATGACGGCAGGCAATACATACTGAACCTCATCGACACCCCAGGACACGTGGACTTCACCTATGAAGTTTCCCGCTCTCTGTCCGCCTGCGAAGGCGCTCTGCTGGTGGTTGATGCATCACAGGGGGTAGAGGCCCAGACCCTGGCCAATGTCTATCTCGCCCTGGAAAACGATCTGGATGTCTTTCCGGTTTTGAACAAGATCGATCTTCCTGCCGCCGAGCCGGAACGGGTCAAGCAGGAAATAGAGGACATCATCGGCCTCGATGCCCATGACGCCGTTCTCGCCAGCGCCAAGGAAGGCATCGGCACCAGGGAAATTCTCGAGGAAATCGTCAATAAAATTCCGCCCCCCAGGGGTGATGCTGCAAAACCCCTCAAGGCGCTTCTTTTCGACTCATGGTACGACCAGTACCAGGGGGTAATCGTCCTTGTCCGTATCCTTGACGGCTCCGTCAAGAAAGGGGACAAGATTCAGCTCATGTCCAACCGCCGTAACTATGAAGTCCTCAAGGTGGGTGTCTTTTCCCCCGCCATGTGCGAAGTGGCAAGCCTTTCCGCAGGCGAGGTCGGCTTCATTATCGGCGGCATCAAGGATGTGCAGGACGCCAAGGTCGGTGACACCATCACCAATCTGCACAACCCCTGCGATGCGCCCCTGTCCGGATTCAAGGAAGTGCAGCCGATGGTCTTCTCGGGGCTGTATCCCATCGACACCTCCCAGTATGAGCAGTTGCGCGATGCACTGGCCAAGCTGAAACTGAACGATTCGTCTTTTTCCTATGAACCGGAAACATCCCTTGCCCTTGGCTTCGGCTTCCGCTGTGGTTTTCTCGGCCTTCTGCACATGGAGATCATACAGGAGCGCCTGGAGCGGGAGTTCAACCTTGACCTGATCACCACTGCCCCCACCGTCGTTTACAAGGTTCACCGGCTTGATGGATCGATTATCACCATCGAGAGCGCTAACCAGCTCCCCCCGACCCAGGAAATAGAGTTCGTGGAAGAGCCATTCATCCTCGCCTCCATCCATGTGCCCAACGAATTTGTCGGTGGCATCCTGGCCCTGTGCGAGGAAAAACGCGGCGTGCAGCGAGAGATTAAATACCTGACACCGACCAGGGTGATGATTGTCTATGAACTGCCCCTGAACGAAGTGGTGCTGGATTTCTACGACCGACTGAAATCCATTACCAAAGGCTACGCCTCTTTGGATTACGAGCACCTGGACTACCGGCGCAGCAACCTGGAGCGGCTCAACATCATGATCAACGGGGAGGTGGTAGATGCCTTGTCACTGATCATCCACAAGGAAAAGGCCTATTACCGCGGGCGCGATCTGGTGTCGAAAATGAAGGAGCTGATCCCCCGTCAGATGTTCGAAATTGCCATTCAGGCAGCCATCGGCAATAAGGTAATAGCCAGGGAAACCGTCAAAGCCCTGCGCAAGGACGTCCTTGCCAAATGCTACGGCGGCGACATCACCCGAAAACGGAAACTTCTGGAAAAGCAGAAGGAAGGCAAGAAGCGCATGAAGAACGTCGGCAATGTGGAACTGCCCCAGGAGGCATTTCTCGCCATCCTCAAAGTAGAAGGATGA